A single region of the Triticum dicoccoides isolate Atlit2015 ecotype Zavitan chromosome 2B, WEW_v2.0, whole genome shotgun sequence genome encodes:
- the LOC119364226 gene encoding OVARIAN TUMOR DOMAIN-containing deubiquitinating enzyme 6-like translates to MTRIFVQRGPGGSSSNSARSGSQALQQQQHQQQNQPAAAAREEELTVQPQPLALLASGDTTEHLLEGGESSSNDPSRLVETVSESSSPVEEGSEREKPPKDDNSATDPPFLMELSGLQLSDQFEQANPVQSGTVPSQITGAASHPPPPPVPPPKPSSSGNNGLSRMGSGSSNGVRIGSSRRPAAWPPVAAWTSASGSRPSSPRSLADCEGYNSADEQGACYTSSYDDSEREHMFEHDLRRVKGFEIRKMAADGNCLFRAVADQVYGDPETYDMARQMCVDYMERERDHFSQFMTEGFTPYCKRKRKDKVYGNNIEIQAFAEMYNRPIHIYSYSTEPINIFQGSYNTDVPPVRLSYHHGNHYNSVVDPRRLTVGAGLGFSSLRGTNSVDRDQVKAAIKAQQDQQIENALLAEGRLYSDLELTEKEIERMVMEASRAEYLNQQQVNFRESSRSGAEPSSSAAISGSSGSAADRGSENCFVLPDTVLTRSMQLLLTMGFSYMQVMEAYSIFGEDMDSMICYLVEMGGTGASASGSNRRKGKAAE, encoded by the exons ATGACGAGGATCTTCGTGCAGCGTGGGCCCGGTGGCTCCTCGTCCAACTCGGCTCGCTCGGgctcacaggcactgcagcagcagcagcatcagcagCAGAACCAGCCAGCAGCAGCTGCCCGGGAGGAGGAGCTTACGGTGCAGCCGCAGCCACTGGCGCTCTTGGCTTCAGGTGATACAACTGAGCATCTACTTGAGGGTggcgaaagtagtagcaatgatccTTCAAGGCTGGTTGAAACTGTGTCTGAGAGCTCAAGTCCTGTGGAAGAGGGATCTGAGAGAGAGAAACCTCCCAAGGATGACAACAGTGCGACCGATCCCCCTTTCTTGATGGAGCTGTCAGGACTCCAGCTTTCGGATCAGTTTGAGCAGGCGAATCCTGTGCAGTCAGGCACTGTGCCATCGCAGATAACCGGCGCAGCATCACACCCGCCGCCTCCTCCAGTTCCACCACCAAAACCATCATCATCTGGTAATAATGGGTTGAGCAGAATGGGATCTGGAAGCTCAAATGGTGTGCGGATTGGATCTTCAAGAAGGCCAGCTGCTTGGCCACCAGTGGCAGCTTGGACATCTGCTTCGGGTTCTCGCCCTTCTTCCCCTAGGTCACTTGCTGATTGTGAAGGGTACAATAGTGCAGATGAGCAAGGTGCCTGTTACACCTCTAGCTATGATGACTCG GAAAGGGAGCATATGTTCGAACATGACCTAAGGCGAGTGAAAGGGTTTGAAATAAGAAAGATGGCAGCAGATGGGAATTGCCTGTTCAGAGCAGTTGCTGATCAAGTTTATGGTGATCCAGAAACTTATGATATGGCTAGGCAGATGTGTGTTGACTATATG GAAAGGGAGCGGGATCATTTTTCTCAGTTCATGACGGAAGGCTTTACACCATAttgtaaaaggaaaagaaaagacaaG GTATATGGCAATAACATTGAGATCCAGGCATTTGCTGAGATGTACAATCGTCCAATCCACATATATTCATACAGTACAG AGCCTATTAACATTTTTCAGGGAAgttataacacagatgttcctccaGTTAGGTTAAGTTACCATCACGGTAACCATTATAATTCAGTTGTTGATCCTCGTCGGCTGACAGTTGGGGCAGGCCTTGGATTTAGCTCCCTTAGAGGG ACCAACAGTGTTGACAGAGACCAAGTGAAGGCTGCAATAAAAGCTCAGCAAGATCAGCAGATTGAGAAC GCACTTTTGGCTGAAGGGCGACTCTACTCTGATCTGGAGTTAACTGAGAAGGAAATAGAGCGGATGGTGATGGAGGCCTCTCGGGCAGAGTATCTGAACCAGCAGCAAGTTAACTTCAGAGAGTCATCAAGGTCAGGGGCAGAGCCATCTTCGTCCGCCGCAA TTAGTGGATCGTCTGGTTCGGCGGCGGATAGAGGCAGCGAGAATTGTTTCGTACTCCCAGACACGGTGCTGACTCGCAGCATGCAGTTGCTTCTGACAATGGGCTTTAGCTACATGCAAGTGATGGAAGCCTACAGTATATTCGGAGAGGACATGGACTCGATGATCTGCTACCTGGTGGAGATGGGAGGCACCGGAGCCTCCGCAAGCGGCAGCAACCGCCGGAAAGGAAAGGCTGCTGAGTGA
- the LOC119364228 gene encoding uncharacterized protein LOC119364228: protein MSAASGYVAVPRCPVIFDGTNYTEFTGFMRIHMRGIRLWGVLSGEVCCPPRPVPPVAPTPPTPSVLPTDANQAAKDAAKVADEVADRAYDERVLAYEEALQLYHGALSAYTQWLDDDARAAAVLTASVLPQFASEFLGLSTVFEMWTRLRERYQPSGDALYLSVIRQEHALQQGDSTVDDFYAQSSAIWRQLDSLRSAGCRTCPCCQAVQANLEFHRVYEFLSRLRKEFEPRRAQLFARGRISLMEALSEIRAEETRLRGAGLLEVPFVLATRAPPPPAPSTTSRSSAPPLLPTPSGGSGRPRPHCAYCNNDGHLESQCYTKKKHLRKARSSSSGDFVVYLDSFSHCFD from the coding sequence ATGTCTGCTGCATCGGGTTATGTTGCTGTTCCTCGCTGTCCGGTgatctttgatggtactaactacaccgagttcactggcttcatgcgcattcacatgcgtggcatccgtctttggggtgttctttctggcgaggtctgTTGTCCGCCACGTCCAGTTCCTCCGGTGGCCCCTACCCCGCCAACTCCATCGGTTCTTCCTACGGATGCTAATCAGGCTGCCAAGGATGCGGCTAAGGTTGCTGATGAGGTTGCTGATCGTGCTTATGATGAGAGGGTTTTGGCTTATGAGGAGGCTCTTCAGTTGTATCATGGTGCTCTGTCTGCTTACACCCAGTGGCTTGATGATGATGCCCGTGCTGCAGCTGTTCTCACTGCTAGTGTTCTGCCTCAGTTTGCTTCTGAATTTCTGGGTCTTTCTACTGTCTTTGAGATGTGGACCCGTCTTCGtgagcgctatcagccctctggtgatgccttatacctctctgtgatccgccaggagcatgctcttcagcagggtgactctactgttgatgacttctatgcacagagttctgctatctGGCGTCAGCTTGATTCTCTCCGTAGTGCTGGGTGTCGTACCTGCCCCTGTTGCCAGGCTGTCCAGGCCAATTTGGAGTTTCATCGCGTCTATGAGTTCTTGTCTCGGCTTCGTAAGGAGTTTGAGCCCCGgcgtgctcagttgtttgctcgtggcCGTATTTCTCTCATGGAGGCGCTTTCTGAGATTCGTGCAGAGGAGACTCGCTTACGTGGTGCTGGTTTGCTGGAGGTTCCCTTTGTGCTTGCTACTCGTGCTCCTCCGCCACCTGCTCCATCGACCACTTCTCGCTCGAGTGCTCCGCCGCTATTGCCCACTCCTTCTGGAGGCTCCGGTCGCCCCCGTCCACACTGCGCCTATTGCAACAATGATGGTCATCTTGAGTCTCAGTGCTACACGAAGAAGAAACACCTGCGCAAGGCTCGATCATCATCTTCAGGGGACTTCGTCGTCTACCTCGACAGCTTCAGCCATTGCTTTGACTGA